The following nucleotide sequence is from Coffea eugenioides isolate CCC68of chromosome 3, Ceug_1.0, whole genome shotgun sequence.
GTTGCGTTGTCTGTCTTATGGGAAAGGAAGGATGATAGAGGAGCTCTCTCTTATGCCGAAAAGGTCaagtttctttcatttttctccacCCAATAATTCCTTTATACTTTTCCATATAGTGTATGCTGAAGCAGTCCCATTTTATGCAACCAGAGCATTCGAATTGATGAGAGGCATGTACCAGGTTATATAGTGAAGGTAGTGATGCATCTTCCTTACATTGAAACTATTATTAAAAAACCAGCACTTTTAAAAGCTTTGATGCGTTCTCATCCTCAGTAACTCTTTTGCCATCAAGTTTATTGGTGAATAGATATGAACTGATCATATTGTCGCTAATATTTAGGGAAACTTATTGTTGTCAATGAATCGGCCAGATGCAGCTGCTATTGCCTTCAGGGGAGCTCAGGATTTAAGAGCTGATCTTCGTTCCTATCAAGGTCTCTTAATCATGTTGTGAGTTGTCGATTAGCATGCACTTTATATTTACTGATAGCCATGCTTTTGATTTTGACATTAGATGAGAAATATGCCTGTGCAGTATacaatttgaaattcaatttcaGGATTAGTTCGTTCATATTTGGCACTTTCGAAGATTAAAGAGGCTTTGCATGCTGCAAGGGAAGCAATGAAAGCCATGCCCCAATCCGCAAAAGCCCTAAAGTTAGTTGGTGATGTGCATGCTAGTAGTACTACTGGAAGAGAAAAAGTGAGCTTCTTCAACATTTGCTGCTTTTCATTGCAAGATTGGCAATAATTAGCTTACAcattctcttttctcctttttgacaGGCAAAGAAGTTCTATGAATCAGCTCTCAGGCTGGAACCGGGTTACCTTGGAGCTGCCTTAGCTTTGGCTGAGCTGCATGTCATGGAAGGCCGAAATGGAGATGCTGTATCTCTCCTCGAGCGATATCTTAAAGATTGGGCGGATGACTCTTTGCATGTTAAGCTGGCTCAAGTGTTTGCAGCCACAAACATGCTGCAAGATGCTCTGTTGCATTATCAAGCAGCATTGAGGTTAGCTTTCAGTTTAAATTCTGTTTCTCTATCTAGGAGGCTAAGGGAGGACAAGCGAACATAGTTTTATGCATTGTGATGGAGAAAGGAAAAACTCAATCTTAATAATGGAAGTTTTTTATTTGTGTGGTAGGATCAATCCTCAAAATGAAGCTGCAAAGAAAGGATTGGAGCGTTTGGAGAAACAAATGAAGGTTCGTTTTCATTCTCCTGTTCTGTCGATTAACCTGACCTCTTCATATCTGTGCATATGCATGACAAGCTTGATAGCTGCCAAATTCCAGCAGTATTTCTCTGAAACTCAGGTGTTTCCACTCCAAATCCTTTGTGCCTATTCTAATAATGATAGAACAGAAATGTATGGATTAAGGAttattttgacccaaaatcagCGACTAGATTATGCATCTTTCTTTATGGTGGCTATTCTGCAATGCCCACCTTTTCATAGAGCAAGTTATAAGTTGTTTGGCAAGATTACCACTTCACAGCAAATTAGAGATAATGAGCTATTTTCTGTATCTTTTGTCTACTTGACTGCCATTATATGCAGGGAGTGGATCCTGATGCCCCTGAAGAAGATGAGGAAAATGATGTAGAGGATGTTGATGGAGATGTGGAGGAGACTGAGCTTCTATGATGGGTGTCTAAAGGTTGTCCAGTTTGTCTAACACCTTGGTGGGCATCTTATGACGCGCATGATTGTGGCCTATGTGCATGCAGTGACGTTGCTCAATGGAATTTATGGTGGTAAAGAGTGAAGAAGCAGAAGTCTTGTCTAGCAACAGAGGTTGCCTGCTTCAGAGTAGCTTCTATATTATTCAACATGCCTGATGCTGCAATTGTAACAGATTTTAGGGTATATCTATATAATACTGAAGTTATCTTGCATTTTAATAGGAATGGCAATGGGCCAAGCACCCATGGAATTTGCCACTGCCACCGGATGTAGAGGTTTGCTTACCAAACCTGATAGCCATCACCATTTTAGGCAAAACTTGTATAGGTGCTGCAGCTACAATTCATGAAGGGAAAGAGAACTGAATTGATGTCGCATTATTCTCTAGATGGTTTTTGGGGATGTTTTGACAGAATGACTGTGACCGAATCTTTTAATGCATTCTTGGTTTTTTCAAAGGTTAAACAATTTCTGTTATCTTACTACTACTGTCATTTCTGCTGCTTATCTGTGTTTAGCCAGATTTTTGCAGTTCCAAGAATCCATTGCTCCGATGCTCAGTTGAGGAGACATTTTGTAGAAGACCTAACTATTTGCATCATCTCCTTTAGTGATGGCCGAGCCCTTTCTACACGTTTAATTATTTCATTATTTAAGGAATCATTTGGGTTTATGAATCACTAACATGTCTGGAAAGCATTTGGGTTTATGAATGCAAGTCTCAATGAGGCTCGAGAACAATAGGTTCACATAGCAAATGTGACAATATGAGAACGATTAATGGACTAAATACTAGGTAAAGACAGCGTTTTTCTCATTcacctttttgtttttttcttctcGCTTCATTCTTCAGTGAAGTTCAAGGAGAGACTTAAAAGAGTAAATCCAGGTATTTGCAAGCTACAATCAAACGTAACCTGCTGCAATCTATCTATGATATGTGGTGTGATAACATTTGATTCTGCAACAGGCAGCTTCGGTAGCTTTTTGCAGCTAGTACTACTAACTGAACTTTTATGCTAGTTAATCGGCTCGAGTTGCGAGTCTGGTTTATCCTGATTATCATTACAATCCTTTTGCCCACAGTTACCGTACAGCAGATAGCCACGAATAGGTAAGAACAGCGATTGTGTTTCGGTAGGCAAGGTAATTACATACTGGAAAGTTGATAAACTATGTACACCAACAATACTACACCAAATGTACATATAATAGACCGAGCCCCTATGTACTAAACATGAAAAGGTTTTCTGGGAGTTGGTGCTCGATTCTCCAGTGACTGCAATCTCTGTTTTAAGTGAAAAACTTCTACCTGCAAGAAAAATATACAGAGACAAAATAGACAACCAGAGCCTAAGTGAACATCGAAGCACTGTCACTAGAGTGAAAATGTAAACTGAAGCTCATGAAAATTACTAAGACACCCAAAGTGTTCAAGCGTTCCATCCCTATTCAGTTTTTATGGTTGGGAAACTCAAACAGTAATTAACAATTCGGAAGGTAACTTCAATGAAGGTAGAGTAAATTCAACCATGGGCTGTACCTGTAACTGGAATGCTCTTGCTCTTTCTCCAGCAAGGACACCTCTAGTTGAATGTAGTTCCTGTCAGATACATGGAAAAGGATGTCACATTCTAAAAGGAGAAGTCCCGACTTGGATGATTAGAATGTACAATAGCATTTGTGCCAAATCATACTACTTTGTCACTGCCCACAAACAACAGTTCAGGTGCTATgcccgccccccccccccccaaaaaaaaaaacccacaccaacaaaataataataataataataaataaaccaCTTACCTTTTGGGTATCATCCAAGACTGCCTTAAGGAAAGCCACATCATGCTCAAGTCTGACATTGTCTGAATGGACGATATTGGATAGGCTATTGGCCTCTTCCTGTGCCAATTCCACACCAGCTAACTTCTCTTTAAGCAACTCCATCTCCTTCATGGCATCggctaattttttttccatttcctgTCTACTTTTTACAGCAGTGGATAAGTTCTTCTCTGCTGATTCACGACTGGAGATTGCAGCAGCCAACTGCCCTTCTAGAATTCCATTCTTTCTTATAAGGGCACCCAATTTTAATTCATACGATTGATGGAATTGATGGACATTGGAAGGCACTGATACCCCTGCTTTGCCATCACTTTCTTGAAACAGAAGGTCATCGCTATCAAGTGAAAAGCTTCCACTTCCTTGTCTCCTGTGAGTTTCCAGGTTTCCAGATTCCAATGCAGATGATATTTCTTTAGCATTATAATTATCTACATTTGTGTATGCCTGAGATCCAGTATCATGAATTCTAGGTTTCTGCTCGACACCCTGAAATCAACAGCATATGTGATTTTAGAAGAAAATCCAGGATACATAAATATATCCTTCTGTTGAGCATTGTGTAACAAGTTTCTTAATTCAACGGAAAATTGAAGTCAACTCTAATAAGAAAAGGACAAACCCAATATAAAGAAAAGCAGCAAAGAATACATGTGGGTTTGAAAATTGGGATGTATCCACACTTGTATATGAGGGGTTAAACAACCACTGAGTATCTAATTTCAGGACAGATCAAAAGCTCGGCTGATGAAATAAGAAGCCATACAAATGGGAGATATATGCCCACAGGTTATGCTGTCAATAACAAAAGTCTTTCATGAAAGACAAAAATAGAAAACAGAGTAACAGATGGAGACACTTGTAGAAAACCTTTGAAAAATTTCCATCTTCTGAAATCTTTGGCACATTGTTAGTGGGGTCTTCCTTGTCATGGAATTGCTTACGAAGCGACACATTGCCAGCACTAGAATTTGGATCAATGAGTAAGGACTCTGACAACGATCTTCGACCAGAACCATGCTCAACTGCAGATGCAATATTTTGTCGTGCAACAGATTCCACAGTCCCATTAAGAACAGTGTTACTTGGTTGGGCAGCCAAGCCAGTAGACTTTAACAGGTTCTCAGATATCATGGTTCCTGCACCCTTACTTAAAGTTGATCTCCTACCAAGTGATGATTCACTCTTTTCCATAATCAGCACTTCAACCTGTTAATGTATCATTTAAAAACCAATTATGACTGTTTTCATTACCAatatatcatccaaaactaAAACTCCAAGGCTTTTCCTCACCTGATCTGATGCATCCTTCTTGGAACCACCAAATGCAACAAGAAAGTCTCTTTCCTTGTGCTGCACAAGCACGAGGCTGAATCCCTGTATTTGATTAGGTAATTAATGTTATATATTATCACTTCCCTCTCCTAAGGAACCATATGGACTCCCCATAGACCTTAATATTACTATACCTTTTGTCATTATTATGCTTAATAATCATAAAGATCAAGTTAGACTTTAGGATATTTGATTAGATAATTGTGATTTGACTAGATTGAGAAGTTAACATTTTTCATACACTCTGTGGATCTCAAAATGTGATTCATAAGCTCAGCAACCAAATCACGAACTATTCCGATGTAATGTCCAACACAATCAAATATAATCTTTAGAGCATAAGTCAAAAACACTAAAGCTAAAAATCCCAGAGATAttattttgacaagaaatctGACCTTATTTGTAGTAATAGAAGATGGAGGAGATGCAACTGCCACAGACCATTCAAGCTTTAGAATGTCAAGTATCACAGTTTCTGCATGCCctaaaaatgataaaaggcAAGGGGAACGAGACTTTAGGAATATTAAGATTTTGTAGCCCACCAAGTAAATCACCTTAGACATGATTCAAGACCATTCATATCCATAATCAACAACTGAAAATCTCAAATTTAGAAGTATTTTGTTTACTCCGGAAACTTAACTTTCAGAGTTGGTGAATCCCAAGAGATGAAAAACAGATGAACATAAACCAAAGCTTTTCAGTAAGCTCATAAAGTTCTCCTTGTTAAGATTCAAAGTTCTATTCATGGCATGATTTAGATAATGTCAAATCATTGGAAATTATTGGACACAATAGACAAATAAATGTCTTTAAAATAACAGGTAAACCATGATTTATCTGAGACATTTCCTTCTGTAAATAATGAACAGAATTCTTGACAAAGGAGTAGCATCAGTCTGAAGAACTGGAGGGACCTCTATGTCTAAGTGAGGAGCCAGAGCATGAAAATGAGAGGGATGAAGCCTCCCCTAGTATGTTTGAATCTCCCCAGACACCTCAAGCCACACATACCATACACATACACAGGCTCGGGGAAGGATCATGAGGTCAGACAGAGTAAAAATTACTGTTCAAGAATGAAAAGCCTGACATAGAAACTAGAAAGATGCATATGTTAGGTCCTTCAAACATTTTTATACGTCACACAAATAGTGACACAAACTTGCAGTAAGTTGCTAACATACTTTTCTTCTTGCTTCCACCACCAGCAATGTACCATTTACTTCCACAAAGTACTCCGCAACAGCCAGCTCTAGGTGATGGGTGAAAACCTCTTATCTTGATTCTCATCCATATCATCTGAGGATAGAGTCCCAATAACTTGTATTAGAATAAAGTAGCATCAGGCCATTTGCACATTTTTTTGAGGACATGCTCTGCTCAGATTGAATTTAGCAGGGAAAATCATTGGAAAGACAAACCGTCTCAAAGTCCAGAGAGTACAGGTCATTTAATGTCTTAGATTTTGATGCTCCACCAAACACCAGAAGCAATCTGTCATCATAGAGGGTGGCCACATGGTTTGATCTAGGTGATGGTCCTGGTCCTCTGAATGCATACAGAAGCAATATGCATTCTaagcatcttttttttttaatgaaaaaaatgataaaaacataaaaagaaacaaaatgacAATAGGTAGGCTACTCACGTGCAATGAAGTGGGAGCCAATGAAAAGATTTCAAATCAAACATGTGGAGATCATTTAACTTCCTCCTTTTACTGTCTTCACCACCAAACAAAATCAGAACAGAGCTTGCTCTGACCACAGTATGACCACTTCGAGCAACCTGTTAATCATGTAACACAAGTCAGTATTCCTCATCTGGGTGCTTCATTAGAAAATGGGCACAGTAATGACATGCGGCTATAACAAGCAAACATAAACCTGCAACctacccccaaaaaaaaatctagctGCATATTTGGCTAATGACAACATCCATAAAATTGCCAGACCAGAAGAGATGCATAGCCCAGCTGGAATTTGTATGCAAAGTGTATGCAGAAGAAAAATAACAGAATGAAAATATGCCCAAATTTGTCAATAAGATGGAGATATTACCGGAATATCTCCCTTTGCCTCAACTGGTGCCCAGCACTCTGTTTCTGTGTCAAATGCCCAAACTACAAAAGCCAAAATTCATAAATTTGCATTAGGTCAGATAAGGAAGGTAAAGCCAAAGATATAGAGCAACTACTGATAAGTAGAACACAAACCTGAAACTTTGTCACTAGCAGGGTCAGTTCTGCCTCCGACTAGAAGTATCTTTTTTCCCCAAGAAACCTAGGGATTAgggtgaaaaaagaaaaaatttacaCTGACCTTGAATCATTTGAGTTCTGAAGCACATACAAAGTATTACAAGTACAACTAGTTCTTCCTTGGATGAAAATTTCATCAAGACATAAGAAAATTAATATCGTGGAACAACAACATGACAAAGCACGTGAATTTTTAACCAAAAAGAATTATCCCAGAACATAAACATGTGGTATACACCACACAGAACTCAGTTATATTTTTTTGGACAGTCTTCTTTGTCAATAGCCTGCCCAACGACAATTCTAAAACTTCAGTTAATTATGCTTCATAATCAAGATAAATTAGCTTCAGACGATTGAGCGAAAAGCCCAAGATCTGCTTCATTCAGCCAGGAACTTTGATTACATCAAGGACACTTGGACTTAACCTCCTTTCCACTAACAAATTCTATCCAAGCTTTATATCCTTTTCATGAGTAAGAAAGAAATGTAACCATTAAAATGTTACTCATGGTTGAGCTATGTACATGTGATGCATACGATCAATCTACCCCACCCAAGTACAAATAGTTCCAAAATCTTCACAAAAATGTGCATGGTTGCATGTTTGAAATATATACTCTACAGAACTTTTACAAAACTTAGCAGAAAGCAAGTGAAGTAGCATAATTCAACTAAAAAAGGCAACAGATTTCAGTAGAGTGAAGCAGTGGAAGATAGGAAAATCACTATAATCTTGCCAAACTGTGTAATAATACCAGACAATGACCCTTGCATGCTGGAATTTTGAGTGGGAGACTGTTAGGCGAAAGGTAGAGTTTTGATGAAGCTGTAGACCAGGAAAATCTATCAAAATGTAGCACCTGTGAAGATAAATCAAAGGCATTACAACCCCTGACAAATTATTTTACAGAAATATGTACAGTAACAAAAGCGAGAACTTCTCTTTCAACAAGTCACCAATCTACACCACAAGATGGCCTATTTACACCCCAGCAGATGATAGATTTTCATTGCAACTTTCCTATGTATTCATATCAAcgtgaaaatcaaatttttagtACTCTACCATTGCCTGGCTTAAGTGCTCTATGCCTTTGGTTTACATTAATATTCATCAATAACAATTATATTTTCATGAGGTACGACCAGTTATACTAAAACTGAAAGAACCGAGAAAGAAATAGGAGTACACCTGCACGTCATCCAATAATTTATTTCCTGATTCACCACCAACTACCACCATCTTGTTCCCAACCACAGCTGCTGCATGCTGCATAAAGAAGATAATATTTTCAGCTTCATTGCAAAGGAACATGATGATTTGTTTGAATAAAACAAAATGTGCACTGAATAGTGATCAAAGCGCAGAATCTTTTACGCTGGAGCGAGGTGCCGGCTTGTCTCCAGTAACTGAAAGCACCATCCAATTCTCTGAGCTTCCTGATGTACAGCTGTTAAATTCTGGTGCACCAGATGAAGTTTGACAATTTGACTCATGAGAAGCATTAAGTGCAGGTGCAAGCCCTTGGCCCTGACAGAATTAAGAGCTTAGTGCAACTTAATGCATACTTGCCTTATCTTCTCAAGTATACACCGCATATGAAAATTCTTACGCTGTAACTGCTGACACGTTTCGGGTGTCTGATGGGACTTCTAGTTCCCTGAGCTGAGTCTGAAAGTTGAACTTTCAATCTGCAGAAGGGAGTTCATTGTATGAGAATGAATGGACAGAAAAATTAATTCTCCACTAAGCATGTAATTGCCCAAACTGATTAGTTGTTGATGATGCTTATGGTACTCCTCAAACAGAGAAATTACGGACTTCGAAAAACAGAGTGCAACCAACTGCAGGGTCGAAATAAATTCTCCTGTTGCAATTATAgtgaaaaacacaaaaaagaTTTACTGTACATTACTGAAGGCAACTATTAAATCCCTCATGTCTAACTGACCAAGGAGCTAATCAAATGTACCAAACAGAATGCTCCAGCCTCCTGATTTGCTCTACATAGACTATGTAACCTTTGTTTACCTCCAAGCTGGCAACCCattttttcttattaaaaaaaagccATTATATTTTATCAGTCTACTACATATTTTCTCTTCTCCTTCTAATAGTGTTAAAGTTAGTGCTATTCATCATGTGTTGTGCGCAATaccaaacaagaaaagaaaagaggaaatacAAGAAGAGCCTTGTTATAGCAGCAATAATTTGCATTGCACCAAATCCATCACAACATTTAATCACCAGCTGAACTGGCAATGTATCAACAACAAAATTCTTAAGAAACCAGTCAAATGTAAACATCAACCACTTAGAAGGCTctaaataatcacatgaaaatTAAGTTTCAGTCAAATTTCAGGCATTTAAAGAATTAAAACTATGGTCCCGAAGTAGCAAATTCAATACAAACCCTACATTGTCCTACTTTAAGAATCTGGCTTTCTTCACTAGCTAATGCCTATTTGAAATGTTAATCTTGATAACTCAAGTACCTTCTTTAATTCGAATAATCACAAATGTAGCAGTCTTGACAACTTATAAATTAAAACAAGGCACTTTTGCAATTAGATAACAGCACAAAGCCCACCATTCCCGAACTTCAACAGCCAACCGACTTCACACCTAGAACTAATTCTTCCACTACAACTAAAGAATTCCTAAAATACATTATCCTCCAACAACTAATTTAAAATGGAcatacataatttttttttaccaacTGCAATCATAAAAGCATATCCGTCCATGTGCTATACCATTAACATCACATAAATACCATCTTCTTTTAAATACATACGCAAATGTACCATATATTTTCGTAAAGACCAATACAAGTTAGTTTATCTGAAAGTCAATGTGGACTAGTTGTTCCTCATCTTAAAGTAAAATTTAGAAATGTCCGATCTTCACAATCTTCTTTCCTACGGAGAAGGAGAAAAACAGAAGCAGAAACACGCTACTGTACCTTCCAAGCTTCATTCTTCTCCTTGAAAATCCAAACATTTTGCTATCACCTTAAATTTCTCCACGAATACAAACTTCAAATTTacctaaccaaaaaaaaaaaaaaatgaaaacattaaAACTCCACAAGAATCATCAAACCATCTCCATTTCCATAAAAGAGCAAAACCCACTAGTGAATACACAAGTGCTTTAAAAAAAGCATTTAAGCATTACCTGTAAGCTGAAAGAACAataaagttagggtttttagtAAAAGGCAGATTgaagggaaagaagaaaactATCCACATTGCCCGAAACTACACGCAATCAATCAATGCTGCTGCTGCCTCTTGATGCATTTCAAGATTAGCTTTTTGGAAGTTTCTATGGATATATACTTACACTAAGGTAAATGGGGTCAATGTATAGAAGAGCATAGTAGTCCTAAATACACATGGAGATAGAGAGAAATTATGAAAGTGTTAATGAAGTTTTTTGACAGTGACAACTGTGTGACTGTGTGCCGTGGGAATGGGGACGGTGCAGAAAGTTACTGTGTATGAAGTTTATAGATGCGCTAAGCATAGGACTTCAAACAGGAAGTGCGCACGTTAGCATTCTGTCCTTTCGGATCGTAAGCTTTTGTCTGCACCTAAAACTAAGGCAAAAAATCTCAGCGGCCATTAAACTATCAGCGGGATCATGTTTTAGCCATTGAACTATTTTTTGTTAATAATTGGCCACTAAACAATTTAATCAATAAATTCATCACCATTTGATCGATAATTGCTTTTAATCTATGAAATTAGCTATACACGCGGCAAAATAGAAGGACAATTTTGTCCAACAACTATGCGACCTTCTTCTCCCTAAATTTCTTTCCTCAAACAAGCTCTGGCCTTCATACATGAAATTGGTTGGCTCCTCCATAGAAGTAAGTTGAAGTTTAGATTGGGTCTTCAAGATCCCAACTTGGATACATTTCCCTTCCAGCGTTTCAAATGGCTTATAGAGTTCTCAGTCGAATATGACTGATGTGTAGTGGTCAAGATACTTTTGAATGTTCTGATCAACAAACTCATGGGTGAAGAAAAACGCTTTTCAATTGAAGATGCACTGTTGGAAAAATGAGTTGCTCCATAGAGCTGTTCGACGAAATTATAGGTCTATGGTTGAAGTCCTCCTAAGATACTAGAATGCGGGAGGGGAACTAGAAGGAGAGAGTCAGCCCGGATTGGGGGCGCGCTAAGCTTACCCACAAGAAATGAGTGGTCATGGTCATAGGTCGGGGAAGGCTGGTATTCTTTCTTCTGTCTAGTTCCCAGACTGGAGAATTGTTTTGGACGTTTTTCGCGTGGCCGAATCACCTGAATGAGGGGCTACTCTTTCTGCCTCTCGCATCAGGTCACAGTCCCGCTTATAGCCTTGTCCCTGTCCTAGGTAAGTTCAATTTGCTATGTATTTAGATCGATGTCAAAGGCTCGGGGGGCTTGACTCCTCTGCACATAGCAGCCGGATGCGACGGAGCTGAGCAAGTGCTGGATGCATTAACTGATAATCTTGGACTGGTACGGCTCTTCTTAATATCCATACTGTTATTAGCCGAACATTActtttggaaatgaaaaaataGTGCTCAGATCCCTCAGTGGAAAAATACGCCCTTCCTAATATCTTTGATTTGCGGTTGAAGATTTGGGGCTCCCAATTGAGTCCATATTTTTTCCTCCACATAATGTTCCATTCGGTGATTGTTTGAggaaagaaatttaggggagaAGAAGATCGCATAGTTGAtggacaaaattgccctcaGACATTGTCACGTGTAATGTTAATTTCAGAACTTAAGAGCAATTA
It contains:
- the LOC113766927 gene encoding acyl-CoA-binding domain-containing protein 6: MFGFSRRRMKLGRLKVQLSDSAQGTRSPIRHPKRVSSYSGQGLAPALNASHESNCQTSSGAPEFNSCTSGSSENWMVLSVTGDKPAPRSSHAAAVVGNKMVVVGGESGNKLLDDVQVLHFDRFSWSTASSKLYLSPNSLPLKIPACKGHCLVSWGKKILLVGGRTDPASDKVSVWAFDTETECWAPVEAKGDIPVARSGHTVVRASSVLILFGGEDSKRRKLNDLHMFDLKSFHWLPLHCTGPGPSPRSNHVATLYDDRLLLVFGGASKSKTLNDLYSLDFETMIWMRIKIRGFHPSPRAGCCGVLCGSKWYIAGGGSKKKRHAETVILDILKLEWSVAVASPPSSITTNKGFSLVLVQHKERDFLVAFGGSKKDASDQVEVLIMEKSESSLGRRSTLSKGAGTMISENLLKSTGLAAQPSNTVLNGTVESVARQNIASAVEHGSGRRSLSESLLIDPNSSAGNVSLRKQFHDKEDPTNNVPKISEDGNFSKGVEQKPRIHDTGSQAYTNVDNYNAKEISSALESGNLETHRRQGSGSFSLDSDDLLFQESDGKAGVSVPSNVHQFHQSYELKLGALIRKNGILEGQLAAAISSRESAEKNLSTAVKSRQEMEKKLADAMKEMELLKEKLAGVELAQEEANSLSNIVHSDNVRLEHDVAFLKAVLDDTQKELHSTRGVLAGERARAFQLQVEVFHLKQRLQSLENRAPTPRKPFHV